A genomic region of Antennarius striatus isolate MH-2024 chromosome 2, ASM4005453v1, whole genome shotgun sequence contains the following coding sequences:
- the dedd gene encoding death effector domain-containing protein isoform X2 has protein sequence MTSQQLPNAVLHNSSAQQARPHIHSNQLDSSQSGTANGPLSHRAPVGRPGCSVVSSGLSRREGGFEPWPEEAVDDSHGLYSLHRMFDIVGAQLTHRDVRVLSFLFVDVIDEYERGGIRSGRDFLLALERQGRCDETNFRHILQLLRIITRHDLLPYVTLRKRQAVCPDPVDKYLEETSVRYISPRRVGQSTDTALHRRPGSHVGPPRIKPTPPAPNRKRRRSHSSADCREKQTCDIRLRVRAEYCQHDSALQGNVFSNKQEPVERQFERFNQANTILKSRDLGSIICDIKFSELTYLDAFWRDYINGSLLEALKGVFITDSLKQAVGHEAIKLLVNVDEEDYQAGRRKLLRNLVTSGGSLPGLSKDS, from the exons ATGACATCCCAGCAGCTCCCCAATGCAGTTCTCCACAACTCGTCAGCGCAGCAGGCGCGGCCTCATATCCACTCCAACCAGCTGGACTCCAGCCAGAGCGGCACCGCCAATGGTCCTCTGAGTCACAGGGCTCCGGTGGGACGGCCCGGGTGCTCCGTCGTGTCCTCCGGTTTGtccaggagggaggggggcttcGAGCCGTGGCCTGAAGAAGCAGTGGATGACTCCCATGGGCTGTACTCGCTTCATCGTATGTTCGACATAGTGGGGGCCCAGCTGACGCACCGTGATGTCAGGGTCCTGTCCTTCCTGTTCGTGGACGTGATCGATGAGTATGAGCGTGGTGGCATCAGGAGCGGCAGGGACTTCCTGCTGGCCCTGGAGCGCCAGGGTCGCTGTGATGAGACCAACTTTCGACACATTCTCCAGCTTCTACGGATTATCACCCGCCACGACTTACTGCCTTACGTCACACTCAGGAAACGGCAGGCGG TCTGCCCAGATCCTGTTGACAAGTACCTGGAAGAGACGTCGGTGCGCTACATCTCCCCACGACGGGTCGGGCAGAGCACGGACACGGCTCTCCACAGAAGACCAG GATCCCACGTTGGCCCCCCCAGGATAAAGCCAACCCCTCCTGCACCAAACAGAAAACGGAGGAGAAGTCATTCGTCAGCTGACTGCAGAGAGAAGCAAACATGCG ATATTCGCCTCCGGGTCCGTGCTGAATACTGTCAGCATGACTCAGCTCTCCAGGGCAACGTGTTCTCCAACAAGCAGGAGCCGGTGGAGCGACAGTTTGAGCGCTTCAACCAGGCCAACACCATCCTGAAGTCCAGAGACCTGGGCTCCATCATCTGTGACATCAAGTTCTCTGAGCTCACCTACCTGGATGCCTTCTGGAGGGACTACATCAACGGCTCGCTGCTCGAGGCCCTCAAAGGGGTCTTCATCACAGATTCTCTGAAACAGGCTGTGGGCCATGAAGCGATAAAGCTATTGGTCAATGTTGACGAGGAGGACTACCAGGCTGGCCGACGCAAACTGCTCCGTAATTTGGTCACCAGTGGAGGGAGCCTACCGGGACTGAGCAAGGACTCTTAG
- the dedd gene encoding death effector domain-containing protein isoform X1, whose amino-acid sequence MTSQQLPNAVLHNSSAQQARPHIHSNQLDSSQSGTANGPLSHRAPVGRPGCSVVSSGLSRREGGFEPWPEEAVDDSHGLYSLHRMFDIVGAQLTHRDVRVLSFLFVDVIDEYERGGIRSGRDFLLALERQGRCDETNFRHILQLLRIITRHDLLPYVTLRKRQAVCPDPVDKYLEETSVRYISPRRVGQSTDTALHRRPGPQPIICCSPSGSHVGPPRIKPTPPAPNRKRRRSHSSADCREKQTCDIRLRVRAEYCQHDSALQGNVFSNKQEPVERQFERFNQANTILKSRDLGSIICDIKFSELTYLDAFWRDYINGSLLEALKGVFITDSLKQAVGHEAIKLLVNVDEEDYQAGRRKLLRNLVTSGGSLPGLSKDS is encoded by the exons ATGACATCCCAGCAGCTCCCCAATGCAGTTCTCCACAACTCGTCAGCGCAGCAGGCGCGGCCTCATATCCACTCCAACCAGCTGGACTCCAGCCAGAGCGGCACCGCCAATGGTCCTCTGAGTCACAGGGCTCCGGTGGGACGGCCCGGGTGCTCCGTCGTGTCCTCCGGTTTGtccaggagggaggggggcttcGAGCCGTGGCCTGAAGAAGCAGTGGATGACTCCCATGGGCTGTACTCGCTTCATCGTATGTTCGACATAGTGGGGGCCCAGCTGACGCACCGTGATGTCAGGGTCCTGTCCTTCCTGTTCGTGGACGTGATCGATGAGTATGAGCGTGGTGGCATCAGGAGCGGCAGGGACTTCCTGCTGGCCCTGGAGCGCCAGGGTCGCTGTGATGAGACCAACTTTCGACACATTCTCCAGCTTCTACGGATTATCACCCGCCACGACTTACTGCCTTACGTCACACTCAGGAAACGGCAGGCGG TCTGCCCAGATCCTGTTGACAAGTACCTGGAAGAGACGTCGGTGCGCTACATCTCCCCACGACGGGTCGGGCAGAGCACGGACACGGCTCTCCACAGAAGACCAG GTCCTCAGCCAATCATTTGTTGCTCCCCATCAGGATCCCACGTTGGCCCCCCCAGGATAAAGCCAACCCCTCCTGCACCAAACAGAAAACGGAGGAGAAGTCATTCGTCAGCTGACTGCAGAGAGAAGCAAACATGCG ATATTCGCCTCCGGGTCCGTGCTGAATACTGTCAGCATGACTCAGCTCTCCAGGGCAACGTGTTCTCCAACAAGCAGGAGCCGGTGGAGCGACAGTTTGAGCGCTTCAACCAGGCCAACACCATCCTGAAGTCCAGAGACCTGGGCTCCATCATCTGTGACATCAAGTTCTCTGAGCTCACCTACCTGGATGCCTTCTGGAGGGACTACATCAACGGCTCGCTGCTCGAGGCCCTCAAAGGGGTCTTCATCACAGATTCTCTGAAACAGGCTGTGGGCCATGAAGCGATAAAGCTATTGGTCAATGTTGACGAGGAGGACTACCAGGCTGGCCGACGCAAACTGCTCCGTAATTTGGTCACCAGTGGAGGGAGCCTACCGGGACTGAGCAAGGACTCTTAG